AACCTCAAAAGTTTCTTTTAAATCTCCTGAAAGGTCTTTGTGTTCGGTTTCATTATTTACATCAAAACCGGGCAAATCCAGTCCCCACTCTTCCAACTTTTCCGCATCCCATTCGTTCGCGAGGTCATCCCAGGAATGCTCACCAAAAGCAACATTATCCTTTATCGTGTAAGCTCTCAGCTTATCAACGCTTGTTTCTTTTGGAAGTATTTTGGTCGGTACTTCTTTTACTCCAAGTTCTTTCAAAGCTCTTAATCTCATATTTCCACAAATAACGACTAATTCACCGTTATTATCGTAGGCTATAACTTCCCGAAGTTGCAACATTTCAGGATCGTCTTGTAATGATTTTTTTAATTTAATAAACTTATCATCTTTCAAAATTCTTGGATTTTTTGGCAATCCTTCAATTTGTCCGGAATTGTTTTTTAAATCTTTTACTTTAACTAATTGAGTTTGCATATATATAATCAAATTTATCTAACCAATCGAATCTGTTTTTTTTAATGGCAAACTCTTCTAAAGTATTTTGCCTTTTTTGTGAATTACAACTTTTGCAAGAATAAACTAAATTGTAAGTTTGATTGTCTCCAAGTTTTGAAACTGGAGTTAAATGTTCAATAGCTTTATAATTAGTTAAATCAGCTTCGCAAAAGAAACAATTATTATTTTGAAATTTTAAAGCATTTTTTAAAAAAAATATTGGCATTTTTAATTTTAGCCCCAATTTTCTTTTATAAAAGGATTCTTTCATTCTTATTGATTCAGTTTCCTTTCCTCCTTTCCAGTTATAAAGATTTTTTCCTTTACATTTTTCTGAGTTTTTACGCCCCTGGCTTAATGCAAGTTTATGTTTTTCGGTCAATAAAATTCCTTTTAAACTTTTCTTAACCTTTATCGGCTTTTCCTTAATTAAGGATTTTGCATAGCATTCTTTTTTGCAGTATTTTGGTGTTCTTGTTTTGCAGTTTTTAGTACTTTGGAATTCAACGCCACAAGTTAAGCAGTTAAATTTTTGATTTTTTAATATCTCAGTACCCATAATTTTGATTTGTTAATTAAAAATGATTTAATTAACCGATTGATTTACCTATTCGGTCGGGTGTAAAATTATGAAAACTTTGTAAATAAAAAAAACACCCTTAAAAAGAGTGCTTTTAAATTAAACCCTAACCTATAAAAACTATGACATTTTTTTTCAAAAGTAACTCCGAGAATAAACCGGAGTTCTAAACCATTCCCATTAAAATAACTTGTTCTTCTACTTTTTGTTTAGATGTTTACAATTTATTTAGTCTTTAATGTTTTATTTCGGGAAAATACCTTACTGATGAAAAATCAATATCTGATTAATTTCATCCAAATTTAGCAACTGATAAACTACTATTACCAAAATTGCTATTAAAATCTTTTTGTGTTGCTTTTTCATGATTATTTTATAAAAGCCATTTTTGAATAATCAGTAAATCCACCACCTTTAATAATTGACTTTAATGCACCAGTTCTGCCAATAGGTTGTAAGGTAAAACAAATCCGTCTTTTTCTTCTCAAAGAAACAAGTCCAAAACCATTAACAGAAAGATACTTTCCATTCAAAAAGAACATAAGCGTTTTTTGCTTTGTTAAAAACTTTTTTGTTATTAACCTTAACAATTGATAATTGGCTATTTAAAAATTCTGTTTTTGTCATTGTCGTAAATGTTTATTTCTGATTGTTTGATGAACAAATATAGCAGGTTATTTTGATATAAAAAATATTTTAACTTATTTTTCAAATTATTTTATCTCCCATACACAAGTAAACATGAGTCACGCATTTCGGAATTAGTTCTACCTTGATATTTTGTAATAGCTTTAAAGGTTTCTGCATTCACTTTTGATTTAGTTGGTTTTATCAAATGGTGCTTTAATCCTAAGTATTGGCACATTTCAACTATCTTTCTGCCAACTTCGTGATTGGCTCCTGTTCTTAATCCGATATTAGCGTTTATTGCTGCACTTCCATTTGTTACTTTATGCCAATTTGATTTATTAAGCCATCCGGCCTCAATAACTACTTCAATATCCAGAGTTTCACAATCTTTTAAAAATATAGTTTATCAAATAACTCAAAAAACTTTAAGTTTAAAAGCTCAAAATTTGTTTTTGAATAATATAAACATACACCGGATTTATCAATATCTGGATCAACTCCTATATACAACTTTTGCATATTTTAATTATTTTTTATTGAAATTTACTATTTTTCACTTAAAATTGTACTGAAATTTTTCAAAATTATTTTCAATTTAATTTTTATTGCAATGAAAAAACTTATTTTATCCTTGATTTTTGGCTTATTTGCCTTTTTCGCTCTGCCTCCGGTTTCCGTTTATGCTCAAGCTCCTACCGGCCCTGTAATTACTTATGTAAAAGTTGGTAATGCTTTGTCAACTCCAACTCATGCTGCAACTGATACGGTAACGAATACCAGCTAAATATCAATATGCGGTAGTCCAGGTGCAAATCTTCATGTTACTTTTCAGTCCTTATTTACGAAAGTAAACCGGAACTCCTCCAGAACTGTGGCATTACAAGGGATCAATAGATGGGTTAAATTGGTCTGGAACTATTGGAACTGCATTTACACTTACTGATGTCAGTACCCAGGTTGCCTCATTTGCTGTTGCCCCTTCCAGGTTATCAATGTTATCGAATTGTTGTAACTCCAACCGGCACGCAATCAAGCCGAATAGCTACAAAGGTATTGGTGCGGCGAAATTAAAAAAGCCATTTCCATTATTAAAATTTAAGAAAAAGCCTGGAAAACTCCGGGCTTTTTTTGCTATATCAAACTTACTACAAGTGATAACTTTAAAATGGCAAATCGTCCCCACATTCTAAACCTTTGCCTTTATTTTTATTTCTTTTGAAAAACATTTTTACCTGATAAGGGTAATAATATCTTATATGTCTCCAAAAAAACATTCCTAATCCAATAAAATTTCCATAATATCCATATTTGAAATTTACCATATAAATTGTATTCAAAATCTGATATTTTAGCAAAATATACTTCCGGACAATGGTCCTTCAATTACTTTTACTTCAAATCCTTTATAAAAAGAAAAGAATATTGGATTTAAAACTACATCAAACTTCATTACCTTGTCTTTTGCTTTTATCCGTATTGGCAACCTTAAAACGTCCATGATTATTTAAATTGAAAAATTAATGTTGTTAACTGCTTTTATGTTTGTTTAAAAATTTGGCCTAATCGCAAACATTCATTCCTTTGCTTTATTCTTTCAGAATCAAATGAATGAGGCACCAAATGCACCCTGTCCTGAATAGGAATTTCAACAAAGTCAATAAACCACTCGATATGAATACTGGCCGACTGTGTGCAATATTCTTCGAGTGCTTTTCTTGTAAAAATATGGTCAATGATAATTCTCTTGACTTCTGTAATTCTGGAATCCGGAATATTTCGGCATTGTCAAGGAACTGCATTTTATAATTCTTATTGGTAACTTCCTGGTTAATCAAATGAATTGGGGTATCTACCAATACATAAGCCAACAGTGCCTCATTTATTCCCCAAAGTTCCATGTAATTATCCAGCTGGCGAAAATAGAACTCTTCATTTGATTCGATAAGATGTTGACCAAATGTATTAAAATCCCAAGTCGATTTAATGTCAATAATCACTTTTTCAGACTTAATATCTCTTTTGCCACGTACCCAATCATTTTGTTTTTCCTGTTGATCTGAAACAAGCCTAATATTCAATAATTCACTCAAAGTACCGCTTTCTTTTTCAACTAAAATACCTTTGTCAAAGTATTTATTTTCAAGTCTAAAATCACGGTTAAATTTTTTTGAGCAAATATATTTTTGTCAAAAGTTTTTGTGCCGTTGTAGAAAGTTCAAA
This is a stretch of genomic DNA from Cytophagaceae bacterium. It encodes these proteins:
- a CDS encoding HNH endonuclease, with product MGTEILKNQKFNCLTCGVEFQSTKNCKTRTPKYCKKECYAKSLIKEKPIKVKKSLKGILLTEKHKLALSQGRKNSEKCKGKNLYNWKGGKETESIRMKESFYKRKLGLKLKMPIFFLKNALKFQNNNCFFCEADLTNYKAIEHLTPVSKLGDNQTYNLVYSCKSCNSQKRQNTLEEFAIKKNRFDWLDKFDYIYANSIS
- a CDS encoding ParB N-terminal domain-containing protein; this translates as MQTQLVKVKDLKNNSGQIEGLPKNPRILKDDKFIKLKKSLQDDPEMLQLREVIAYDNNGELVVICGNMRLRALKELGVKEVPTKILPKETSVDKLRAYTIKDNVAFGEHSWDDLANEWDAEKLEEWGLDLPGFDVNNETEHKDLSGDLKETFEVIISCNDETHQEQVYNKMIADGFNVRVLTL